The following is a genomic window from Nocardioides thalensis.
CGGCACGCCAACCCTGCCGGTTCGTCCCGCCAACCGTGCCGGTTCGTCAGTCGACGAGCTCGCCGCGCTTGCGGGAGAGGTAGGCGCGCTCGGCGGAGTTCTGGGTCGCGTCGATCGCGGCGTCGTACGCCGCCCGGGCGTCGGCGCTGCGGCCGAGCCGGCGCAGCAGGTCGGCGCGGGTGGCGTGCCAGGCGTGGTAGCCGTCGAGCGGGAGCGCGTCGACCAGGGCGAGCGCGACCTCGGGGCCGTCGAGCTCGGCGACGGCGACCGCGCGGTTGAGCCGGACGACGGGCGAGGGGTCGATGCGGAGCAGCTGGTCGTAGAGCGCGACGACCTGGGACCAGTCGGTCGCCGTCGCGGTCGGCGCGTCGGTGTGGACGGCGTTGATCGCGGCGAGGATCTGGAACCGGCCGGGGCGGTTGGTGGCGAGGCACTCGCGGACCAGGTCGTGGCCCTCGGCGATCAGCGCGCGGTCCCAGCCGCCGCGGTCCTGCTCGTGGAGCGGCACCAGCTGGCCGCCGCGGACCCGCGCCTCGCGCCGGGCCTCGGTGAGGAGCAGCAGCGCGAGCAGGCCCTTCACCTCCGGCTCGGGCAGCAGGCCGTGCAGGATCCGCGCCAGCCGGATCGCCTCGCCGGTCAGCTCGGCGCGGATCGGGGCGCCGTCGCCGGTCGAGAGGTAACCCTCGTTGAAGACGAGGAAGAGCACGGTGAGCACCGTCGCCACCCGTTCGGCGAGGTCCTCGTGGTCGGGCACGCGGTAGGGGATCTTCGCCGCGGCGATCTTCTTCTTCGCGCGGGTGATCCGCTGG
Proteins encoded in this region:
- a CDS encoding sigma-70 family RNA polymerase sigma factor, with product MSAAPAAIERVFREEYGRLIASLVRRFGDIDIAEEAAGEALLVALERWPADGVPPNPGGWLTTTAGNRAIDRIRREKLRDTKHQAALMIEDDTPHEPTGPVEDDRLRLIFTCCHPALAPEARVALTLRLLGGLTVSEIAEAFLVPETTMGQRITRAKKKIAAAKIPYRVPDHEDLAERVATVLTVLFLVFNEGYLSTGDGAPIRAELTGEAIRLARILHGLLPEPEVKGLLALLLLTEARREARVRGGQLVPLHEQDRGGWDRALIAEGHDLVRECLATNRPGRFQILAAINAVHTDAPTATATDWSQVVALYDQLLRIDPSPVVRLNRAVAVAELDGPEVALALVDALPLDGYHAWHATRADLLRRLGRSADARAAYDAAIDATQNSAERAYLSRKRGELVD